From one Colletotrichum destructivum chromosome 3, complete sequence genomic stretch:
- a CDS encoding Putative amino acid/polyamine transporter I has protein sequence MPPYTNVQSHRDSLELASLASSSRVDSAASDIPSSRPSISSSRKLSFDAEDPLDAANPAASAGRPNRHDRSYSVSSGFDFAANLFPLSSTAGAAGGGYAPIGAPTSTAIQNGGLGGGSLEKHKTLTYLNGLSLIVGLIIGSGIFSSPSQVSSKVGSPGAALVVWVIAGVLAWTGAASYAELGGAIPLNGGAQVYLAKIMGEMAGFLFTWVAVLVLKPGSAAIIAIIMGEYLVRAAIGAEAESLSPWVNKAVALVALVAVTVLNCVSTKLGTKVNDWLMFLKFIALLGVTVTGVVVAITGKTLTGKANMEWKTHEWFAGTSSDLSAWAVALYAGLWAYDGWDNTNYVVGEFRNPSRDLPRVIHTAMPLVILSYVLANIAYFLVLPQAAINASNTVAVQFGAKVFGPVGSLVLALIVSASCFGALNSSTFTSSRLVYVAGKEGYIPSVFGSIGLSRSEGHSVTTSRTSRGRVANLLIRILGDDDMGLFYTPVWALVLNGLLTAAYIIVGEFGTLLTFYGVAGYTFYFITVLGLIILRVREPQLDRPYKTWITTPIIFCCVSLFLLSRAVFAQPLQTVTVVLFVVAGVPVYFWRIRGRDQQVIKRETRHQLEHEGRSWWQFWKR, from the exons ATGCCGCCCTACACCAATGTACAATCTCACCGCGACTCCCTCGAgctcgcctccctcgcctcctcctcccgcgtCGACTCAGCCGCCTCGGACATTCCTTCCTCTCgaccctccatctcctcttcCCGCAAGCTCTCCTTCGACGCCGAAGACCCTCTTGACGCTGCGAATCCGGCCGCGAGCGCCGGCAGACCGAACCGCCATGACCGCTCGTATTCCGTTTCTTCGGGCTTCGATTTCGCCGCGAACCTGTTTCCCCTGAGCTCCactgccggcgccgccggcggcggctacgcTCCTATCGgcgcgccgacctcgacggcaaTACAGAacggcgggctgggcggcggcagcctcgaGAAGCACAAGACGCTCACGTACCTCAATGGCTTGAGTCTGATCGTGGGCCTCATCATAGGGAGCGGCATCTTCTCCAGCCCCAGCCAAGTGAGCTCTAAGGTCGGCTCGCCTGGCGCCGCACTCGTAGTGTGGGTGATTGCTGGCGTGCTGGCATGGACGGGCGCGGCGAGCTACGCGGAGCTTGGCGGCGCAATACCGCtgaacggcggcgcccaAGTTTACCTCGCCAAGATCATGGGCGAAATGGCTGGGTTCCTGTTCACGTGGGTGGCGGTCCTGGTACTCAAACCCGGTAGtgccgccatcatcgccatcattATGGGGGAATATCTCGTTCGGGCGGCGATCGGCGCGGAGGCGGAGAGCCTCAGTCCGTGGGTGAACAAGGCGGTGGCCTTGGTGGCGCTGGTCGCGGTGACGGTGCTCAACTGCGTGTCGACGAAGCTGGGCACCAAGGTAAACGACTGGCTCATGTTTCTCAAGTTCATCGCGCTGCTAGGCGTGACTGTgacgggcgtcgtcgttgcaATCACTGGCAAGACCCTGACAGGTAAGGCCAACATGGAGTGGAAGACGCACGAGTGGTTCGCTGGCACGTCATCGGATCTCTCTGCTTGGGCAGTAGCCCTGTACGCGGGCCTCTGGGCCTATGATGGCTGGGACAAC ACAAATTACGTCGTTGGCGAGTTCCGAAACCCGAGCCGGGACCTCCCTCGCGTCATCCATACGGCGATGCCGCTCGTGATCTTGTCCTACGTTCTGGCCAACATCGCCTACTTCCTCGTGCTCCCCCAGGCCGCCATCAACGCCTCCAACACAGTCGCGGTACAGTTCGGCGCAAAGGTATTTGGGCCTGTCGGCTCTCTCGTGCTCGCGTTGATCGTCTCGGCGTCTTGCTTCGGCGCCCTGAACTCGTCAACCTTCACGTCATCGCGTCTGGTCTATGTCGCGGGCAAAGAAGGGTACATCCCCTCCGTCTTTGGCAGTATCGGGCTGTCTCGGTCAGAAGGCCACTCGGTGACGACCTCGCGAACCTCGCGTGGGCGTGTTGCAAATCTCCTAATCCGTatcctcggcgacgatgacatgGGTCTCTTCTACACCCCCGTCTGGGCGCTTGTGCTCAACGGCCTGCTGACGGCTGCCTACATCATTGTGGGCGAGTTTGGCACCCTGTTGACCTTTTACGGTGTCGCGGGATACACCTTTTACTTCATCACAGTACTGGGGCTGATCATCCTCCGCGTACGCGAGCCACAGCTCGACCGCCCATACAAGACGTGGATCACAACGCCCATCATCTTCTGCTGCGTCTCGCTGTTCCTGCTGAGTCGTGCCGTGTTCGCGCAGCCGCTGcagacggtgacggtggtgttgttcgtcgtcgccggcgtgcccGTGTATTTTTGGCGCATCCGCGGACGGGACCAGCAGGTCATCAAGCGCGAGACGAGGCATCAACTGGAGCACGAGGGGCGTTCGTGGTGGCAGTTTTGGAAgcgttga
- a CDS encoding Putative protein FAM32A, giving the protein MPLDDYASAVGGGLKLKGAKVGKPKKKKRREKSDLEKNLETGDEDGGVGSTSGALVKRRDEAGDEDDDRKKKSRKRRGSEDPPVTEAEEDRDDDSRVVHKTEAERRYEERKRKRLLELAESSSSRPELLKTHKERVEELNTYLSKLSEHHDMPKIGPG; this is encoded by the exons ATGCCGTTGGACGATTACGCCTCAGCTGTCGGTGGCGGCCTCAAGCTCAAGGgcgccaaggtcggcaagcccaagaagaagaagagaagggaaaAGAGCGACCTCGAGAAAAACCTCGAAAcgggcgacgaagacggcggcgtcggttCTACTAGTGGCGCTTTGGTGAAGCGTCGCGATGAGGCtggggacgaagacgacgacaggaAAAAGAAGTCGAGAAAGAGACGCGGGAGCGAAGACCCCCCGGTTACCGAGGCAGAAGAGGATCGAGACGACGATAGTCGGGTGGTGCACAAGACGGAGGCGGAGCGCCGGTACGAGGAGAGGAAGCGAAAGAGG CTCCTTGAACTCGCCGAGTCGTCTAGCTCCCGACCCGAACTTCTCAAGACGCACAAGGAGCGGGTTGAAGAACTTAATACCTATCTGTCCAAGCTGAGCGAGCATCACGACATGCCCAAGATAGGACCCGGCTAA